One Setaria viridis chromosome 5, Setaria_viridis_v4.0, whole genome shotgun sequence genomic region harbors:
- the LOC117857345 gene encoding ubiquitin-like domain-containing CTD phosphatase, whose translation MADTPSSSSAAAPPAADAPSLAAVAEAAPPEEITLVVKWCGQEQTVRMVGDDTLGELKLRICEATGVLPKRQTLLYPKIMLKGIDDSTLLSSIPFKPNGKISMIGTVEEEIFVGQEDDPELLDDFDFEQNEDTPIKDKDVYKQKLKRRASQYKIKLLNPCRKGKKLLVLDIDYTLFDHKSPAENPKELMRPYLHQFLAAAYSKYDIMIWSATSMKWVELKMEQLGVLGNPDYKITALMDHLAMITVQSENQSRKKTFDCKPLGVIWAQFPEYYNEKNTIMFDDLRRNFVMNPQNGLVIRPFRKAHSNRDNDHELVKLTHYLLSIGDLEDLSKLDHGKWESFIDDSAKRRKRS comes from the exons ATGGCGGACACGccctcgtcctcgtcggcggcggcgcccccggcggcggacgcgccctccctcgccgcggtggcggaggcggcgccgccggaggagaTAACGCTCGTGGTGAAGTGGTGCGGGCAGGAGCAGACGGTGCGGATGGTCGGGGACGACACGCTCGGGGAGCTCAAGCTGCGCATCTGCGAGGCCACGGGGGTGCTCCCCAAGCGCCAGACGCTGCTCTACCCCAAGATCATGCTCAAGGGCATCGACGACtccaccctcctctcctccatccCCTTCAAGCCCAACGGAAAGATCAGCATGATCGG AACTGTTGAAGAAGAAATATTTGTTGGCCAAGAAGATGATCCGGAGTTACTCGATGATTTTGACTTCGAGCAGAATGAAGATACACCCATTAAGGATAAAGATGTCTACAAGCAAAAATTAAAGCGGCGTGCAAGTCAGTATAAg ATCAAGCTCTTGAATCCATGTCGTAAAGGAAAGAAGCTGCTGGTCTTAGATATTGACTATACTCTGTTTGACCATAAGTCGCCAGCTGAGAATCCTAAGGAACTCATGCGTCCAT ATCTTCACCAGTTCCTAGCAGCAGCATATTCAAAATATGACATCATGATATGGTCAGCTACTAG TATGAAATGGGTGGAGTTGAAGATGGAGCAACTTGGAGTTCTTGGCAACCCCGACTACAAAATTACTGCTCTTATGGATCACTTGGCTATGATAACTGTGCAATCCGAAAACCAAAGTAGAAAGAAAACTTTTGACTGCAAGCCTCTTGGTGTCATTTGGGCTCAATTCCCTGAG TACTACAATGAGAAGAACACCATCATGTTTGATGACCTACGAAGGAATTTCGTCATGAATCCACAGAACGGTCTCGTGATCAGGCCATTCAGGAAAGCGCACTCAAACAGGGACAATGACCACGAGCTGGTGAAGCTTACACACTACCTGCTTTCCATCGGAGACCTAGAAGATCTCAGCAAGCTGGACCATGGTAAATGGGAGTCCTTCATAGATGATAGCGCAAAGAGACGCAAGCGCTCGTAG
- the LOC117857346 gene encoding uncharacterized protein codes for MASSAGDRFLRQLSASNGGGGYDGGCGLQDQQECGGGGRRGSRRWSKKRAAAARDYGAGANGYGGMKQGDAASAARKRVMVVVDESSGAKHAMMWALTHVANKGDFLTLLHVLPHSGSGRGEEASSLANSLGTLCKASRPEVEVEALVIQGPKLATVLSQVKKLEASVLVLSQCRPSPYCWLSCLLRSSSEEFVEQCINQAECLTLAVRKQSKGVGGYLISTRWQKNFWLLA; via the exons ATGGCGAGCAGCGCGGGGGATCGCTTCCTGAGGCAGCTGAGCgcgagcaacggcggcggcggctacgacGGGGGATGCGGGCTGCAGGACCAGCaggagtgcggcggcggcgggaggaggggcTCCCGGCGGTGGTCCAAGAAgcgggccgccgcggcgagggaCTATGGCGCCGGCGCCAATGGCTACGGCGGCATGAAACAGGGGGACGCTGCCTCCGCGGCGAGGAAGcgggtgatggtggtggtggacgagAGCTCCGGCGCCAAGCACGCCATGATGTGGGCGCTCACCCACGTCGCCAACAAGGGGGACTTCCTCACGCTGCTCCACGTCCTGCCGCACtccggcagcggcaggggcGAGGAGGCATCGTCCCTCGCCAACTCGCTCGGCACGCTCTGCAAGGCCAGTAGGCCCGAG GTGGAGGTTGAAGCGCTTGTGATCCAAGGGCCCAAGCTGGCCACGGTCCTCAGCCAGGTGAAGAAGCTGGAGGCCTCCGTGCTGGTGCTCAGCCAGTGCAGGCCATCTCCCTACTGCTGGTTAAGCTG CCTCCTGCGGAGCAGCAGCGAGGAGTTTGTGGAGCAGTGCATCAACCAGGCGGAGTGCCTGACGCTGGCGGTGAGGAAGCAGAGCAAGGGCGTCGGTGGGTACCTCATCAGCACCCGGTGGCAGAAGAACTTCTGGCTCCTGGCCTGA